The proteins below come from a single candidate division WOR-3 bacterium genomic window:
- the grpE gene encoding nucleotide exchange factor GrpE produces the protein MEKKGPVTKLREELKNKDKEIEEFRDKYLRALADMDNYRKRMDKELDSYRKYAQVEFFNKIIPVLDSFDRAMDGASIENDHQKYTQGVEMIYRQLQEALRSMGLEEFSSLGEFFDPARHEAVATVVNNDKPENTIVEEISKGYVVQERVIKPAKVLVSKQNKGGNEDVENNRD, from the coding sequence ATGGAGAAGAAAGGTCCAGTCACAAAATTAAGAGAAGAGCTGAAAAACAAAGATAAAGAGATCGAGGAATTTAGGGACAAATATCTGCGCGCGTTGGCTGATATGGATAACTACCGCAAGCGTATGGATAAGGAGCTCGATAGTTACCGTAAATACGCACAGGTCGAGTTCTTCAATAAGATCATCCCTGTCCTGGACAGTTTTGACCGGGCCATGGATGGAGCGAGTATAGAGAACGATCATCAAAAATACACTCAAGGGGTCGAGATGATCTATCGGCAGCTGCAGGAAGCGCTGAGGTCGATGGGTCTTGAGGAATTCTCCAGCCTTGGTGAGTTTTTTGACCCGGCGCGGCATGAAGCAGTTGCGACGGTTGTGAACAATGATAAGCCCGAGAACACAATCGTCGAAGAAATAAGCAAGGGATATGTTGTACAGGAGCGCGTGATAAAACCGGCGAAAGTCCTGGTCTCCAAACAGAATAAAGGAGGTAACGAAGATGTCGAAAATAATCGGGATTGA
- a CDS encoding metallophosphatase family protein: MKAAVISDIHSNLEALLVVLKDIKKRRLKSIFCLGDLIGYGANPNECVDLCMKESKVVVAGNHDWAAIDKTDVSTFNPVAAEAIRWTKGNISKEGINKLKGLELSHRVGDLYLVHATPAEPERWRYLFSLEEYEKEFSQFSEQICFIGHSHIPAAIYRDDNGYCDLVRDNPFPIVAKRRYIVNVGSVGQPRDLDPRASYVIYDGNNNSIEIIRLDYNIPLAQQKIIMGGLPDVLADRLLAGR; encoded by the coding sequence ATGAAAGCGGCAGTAATTAGTGATATTCATTCGAATCTTGAAGCACTGTTGGTTGTTCTAAAAGACATAAAGAAACGGCGCCTCAAGAGTATATTCTGCTTGGGCGATCTAATAGGGTATGGGGCGAATCCAAATGAGTGTGTCGATCTTTGCATGAAAGAATCCAAAGTTGTTGTGGCCGGTAATCATGACTGGGCCGCGATCGACAAGACTGATGTATCAACTTTCAATCCCGTGGCTGCCGAGGCAATTAGATGGACTAAGGGAAATATTAGCAAGGAAGGAATCAACAAACTCAAGGGTCTTGAATTGAGTCACAGAGTGGGCGATCTTTATCTGGTTCACGCAACACCAGCCGAGCCAGAAAGATGGCGATACCTGTTCAGTTTGGAGGAATACGAGAAGGAGTTCTCTCAGTTTAGTGAGCAGATTTGCTTTATCGGGCATTCGCACATACCGGCAGCCATATATCGGGATGATAACGGCTACTGTGATCTGGTCCGGGACAATCCGTTCCCGATCGTGGCAAAAAGGCGATATATTGTGAATGTGGGCAGTGTTGGACAGCCCAGGGATTTGGATCCGCGAGCCAGCTACGTGATCTACGATGGCAATAACAATAGTATAGAGATCATAAGACTCGACTACAATATTCCGTTGGCCCAGCAGAAGATAATAATGGGTGGTTTACCCGATGTCCTGGCCGACCGGCTCCTGGCCGGCAGGTGA
- the nusB gene encoding transcription antitermination factor NusB has product MGRRLARELALRVLYRYEEGDTDLQGAMKSVLDVKIYEKNDKDFSKALIERTVKNIEQIDKEIIRVLQNWEYDRISVVDKTILRMGTCELIYFDDIPSQISINEAIEIGKKYGGNESGRFINGVLDAVRKSHESGSN; this is encoded by the coding sequence ATGGGCAGGAGATTGGCACGTGAGCTTGCTCTCAGGGTGTTGTATCGTTACGAAGAAGGAGATACCGATTTGCAGGGTGCGATGAAGAGCGTTCTTGACGTCAAGATATACGAGAAGAATGACAAGGATTTTTCAAAGGCACTCATCGAGCGAACAGTTAAGAACATCGAGCAGATCGATAAGGAAATAATCAGGGTGCTCCAGAATTGGGAGTATGATCGTATCTCAGTTGTCGACAAAACAATTTTGCGCATGGGTACTTGTGAGCTGATCTATTTTGATGATATTCCGTCTCAGATTTCTATTAATGAGGCGATTGAGATCGGCAAGAAATACGGAGGAAACGAATCGGGGAGATTCATAAATGGTGTTCTTGATGCAGTAAGAAAGAGTCATGAAAGCGGCAGTAATTAG